From one Pseudomonas fluorescens genomic stretch:
- the desA gene encoding delta-9 fatty acid desaturase DesA, translating into MWYEGLLNLSVWQLLAVTLVMTHVTIVSVTVYLHRYSAHRSLELNAGLKHFFRFWLWLTTAQNTREWTAIHRKHHAKCETVDDPHSPVIKGLSTVLRKGAELYREEAQNPETLRIYGKNCPEDWIERNLYSRYKLGGIVLMAVIDLLLFGTAGITIWAVQMMWIPFWAAGVVNGLGHAVGYRNFECRDAATNLVPWGIIIGGEELHNNHHTYPNSAKLSVKRWEFDMGWAWIKLFCWLRLAKVQRVAPIAHRVEGKGQLDMDTAMAILNNRFQIMAQYRKLVIAPLVKQELARVDDSVRHQFRRAKRLLSRETSLLEDRHHLRIQTMLEHSQALKTIYEKRLALQQIWVRTSANGHDMLAAMKDWVHEAEASGIQSLRDFAAQLKTYSLRPALA; encoded by the coding sequence ATGTGGTACGAAGGTTTGCTCAACTTGTCAGTGTGGCAATTGCTGGCAGTTACCCTGGTAATGACGCATGTGACCATCGTCAGTGTCACCGTTTACCTGCACCGTTATTCCGCCCACCGCTCGCTGGAACTCAACGCCGGGCTCAAGCATTTTTTCCGTTTCTGGCTGTGGCTGACCACGGCGCAGAACACCCGTGAGTGGACCGCCATCCACCGCAAGCACCACGCCAAATGCGAAACCGTCGATGACCCGCACAGCCCGGTGATCAAGGGCCTGTCCACGGTCCTGCGCAAGGGCGCCGAGCTGTACCGCGAAGAGGCACAGAACCCGGAAACCCTGCGCATCTATGGCAAGAACTGCCCGGAAGACTGGATCGAACGCAACCTCTACAGCCGCTACAAGCTCGGCGGCATCGTCCTGATGGCGGTGATCGACCTGCTGCTGTTCGGCACCGCCGGCATCACCATCTGGGCGGTGCAGATGATGTGGATTCCGTTCTGGGCCGCTGGTGTGGTCAATGGCCTGGGCCATGCGGTCGGCTATCGCAACTTCGAGTGCCGCGACGCCGCCACCAATCTGGTGCCCTGGGGCATCATCATTGGCGGTGAAGAGCTGCACAACAACCACCACACCTACCCCAACTCGGCCAAGCTGTCGGTCAAGCGCTGGGAGTTCGACATGGGCTGGGCCTGGATCAAGCTGTTCTGCTGGTTGCGCCTGGCCAAGGTGCAGCGCGTCGCGCCGATCGCCCACCGGGTCGAAGGCAAGGGCCAGCTGGACATGGACACCGCCATGGCGATCCTCAACAACCGCTTCCAGATCATGGCCCAGTACCGCAAGCTGGTGATCGCGCCGCTGGTCAAGCAGGAGCTGGCCCGGGTCGATGACTCGGTGCGCCATCAGTTCCGCCGTGCCAAGCGCTTGCTGTCGCGGGAAACCAGCCTGCTGGAAGACCGCCACCACCTGCGCATCCAGACCATGCTCGAGCACAGCCAGGCACTCAAGACCATCTACGAGAAGCGCCTGGCCCTGCAGCAAATCTGGGTACGCACCAGCGCCAACGGCCACGACATGCTCGCGGCCATGAAAGACTGGGTGCACGAAGCCGAGGCCAGCGGGATCCAGTCGCTGCGCGACTTCGCCGCCCAGCTCAAGACCTACTCGCTGCGCCCCGCCCTGGCCTGA
- a CDS encoding response regulator: MSVVEPAQAPCVLIAEGDPWVRDMLSQMLLSVRCDARLQVCADGSQALAALASKPDLIIAARELPGGDGLDLLRNVRAKGRQPALPFILMSNRSDAASVREVLPFAPTAYLSKPLNMESLRQRLEDLLLSAGEEVACPVPPLQPGSTLPRFLEGRRATSDGGPLFADVKRAIKRSLQPQGLDLKVLEAEIRNDPQVTAVLIAAANSAALHRDGAVQTLMQALNRLGTTQSMNLILGLALKRSAKLSDPILSRHAEHFWDLSLHTAEYARTLARMLELDQERCYCAGLLHCLGDLALLRCLQEWQQAGGELDEDGVQLSLNEFGAAFGSALRTRWRLPLELRELIAAIYQLGGGVYSRDALVMNLAGQLARLPADQGLEGLVESKTARLLKVGMAELGRLRKA; encoded by the coding sequence ATGAGCGTTGTAGAGCCCGCCCAGGCACCTTGTGTGCTGATTGCCGAAGGCGACCCCTGGGTCCGGGACATGCTGAGCCAGATGCTCCTCAGCGTGCGCTGCGATGCGCGTTTGCAGGTGTGTGCCGATGGCTCGCAGGCGCTGGCGGCGCTGGCCAGCAAGCCGGACCTGATCATCGCTGCACGCGAGCTGCCCGGCGGCGACGGCCTCGACCTGCTGCGCAACGTGCGGGCCAAGGGCCGCCAGCCGGCGCTGCCGTTCATTCTCATGAGCAACCGCAGTGACGCCGCCAGTGTGCGCGAAGTGCTGCCGTTCGCGCCGACTGCCTACCTGAGCAAGCCGTTGAACATGGAGTCCTTGCGTCAGCGCCTGGAAGACCTGCTGCTCAGCGCCGGGGAGGAGGTCGCCTGCCCGGTGCCGCCGTTGCAGCCGGGCTCGACCTTGCCACGCTTTCTGGAAGGGCGCCGGGCGACTTCAGATGGCGGCCCGCTGTTTGCCGATGTGAAGCGGGCGATCAAGCGCAGCTTGCAACCCCAGGGCCTGGACCTCAAGGTGCTGGAGGCCGAGATTCGCAACGATCCCCAGGTTACCGCCGTGCTGATCGCCGCCGCCAACAGCGCGGCACTGCATCGCGATGGTGCGGTGCAGACACTGATGCAGGCGCTGAACAGACTGGGCACGACCCAGAGCATGAACCTGATCCTGGGGCTTGCGCTCAAGCGCAGCGCCAAGCTCAGCGACCCGATTTTGTCGCGCCATGCCGAGCATTTCTGGGACTTGTCGCTGCACACCGCCGAATACGCGCGGACCCTGGCGCGCATGCTCGAGCTGGATCAGGAGCGCTGCTATTGCGCCGGTTTGCTGCATTGCCTGGGTGATCTGGCGCTGCTGCGTTGCTTGCAGGAATGGCAGCAGGCCGGGGGTGAGCTGGATGAAGATGGGGTGCAGCTGTCGCTCAACGAGTTTGGCGCGGCGTTCGGCTCGGCGCTGCGTACCCGCTGGCGTTTGCCGCTGGAGCTGCGCGAGCTGATTGCGGCGATCTACCAGTTGGGCGGTGGCGTGTATTCACGCGATGCGCTGGTCATGAACCTGGCTGGGCAGCTGGCGCGCTTGCCGGCGGATCAGGGGCTGGAAGGTTTGGTTGAAAGCAAGACGGCGCGTTTGCTCAAGGTGGGGATGGCCGAGCTGGGCAGGTTGCGCAAGGCTTGA
- a CDS encoding GGDEF domain-containing protein: MVKNKPTPLACNPPPEAAQTLLALMHAQGEVARLSEREQLFSSLLDSVNAVLWAFDWESRQVLYVSPAYERIFGRPAGLLLADFNEWRDSIYPDDLDYAERSLAEVLVKGAVEDREYRIIATNGQVRWISDKCFINQQADPSQRVIIVGMAEDITEKKQLEGELQRLATTDVLTQSSNRRHFFECAQHAFETARLEQTPLAFLLLDIDDFKQINDTYGHQEGDYVLQRIADTGKAVLRRGDQFGRIGGEEFAAVFPGCTPEIAQQIAERLQREIQRLSFSHDDKVFGVTVSQGLTGISEADVSLDSLFARADAAMYQAKRQGKNQIVSG, from the coding sequence ATGGTCAAGAACAAACCAACACCCCTGGCCTGCAACCCGCCACCTGAAGCCGCCCAAACCCTTCTAGCCCTGATGCATGCTCAAGGCGAGGTCGCACGCCTGAGCGAGCGCGAACAGCTGTTCAGCTCCTTGCTCGACAGCGTCAACGCGGTGCTGTGGGCATTCGACTGGGAAAGCCGCCAGGTGCTCTACGTCAGCCCCGCCTACGAACGCATTTTTGGCCGCCCCGCCGGCCTGCTACTGGCCGATTTCAACGAGTGGCGCGACAGCATCTACCCCGACGACCTCGACTACGCCGAACGCAGCCTGGCCGAGGTGCTGGTCAAAGGCGCGGTGGAAGACCGCGAGTACCGCATCATCGCCACCAATGGCCAGGTGCGCTGGATCAGCGACAAGTGCTTCATCAATCAGCAGGCCGACCCGAGCCAACGGGTGATCATTGTCGGCATGGCCGAGGACATCACCGAAAAGAAGCAGCTCGAAGGCGAACTGCAGCGCCTGGCCACCACCGACGTGCTGACCCAGAGCAGCAACCGCCGGCACTTCTTCGAATGCGCTCAGCACGCCTTCGAAACCGCGCGGCTGGAGCAAACGCCGTTAGCGTTCCTGCTGCTCGACATCGATGACTTCAAGCAGATCAACGACACCTACGGGCATCAGGAAGGCGACTATGTGCTGCAGCGCATCGCCGATACCGGCAAGGCGGTCTTGCGTCGCGGTGATCAGTTCGGGCGTATTGGTGGCGAGGAGTTCGCTGCGGTGTTTCCGGGCTGCACGCCGGAGATTGCCCAGCAGATTGCCGAGCGCCTGCAGCGCGAGATTCAGCGTTTGAGCTTCAGCCATGATGACAAGGTGTTCGGGGTGACGGTGAGCCAGGGGCTGACCGGGATCAGCGAAGCGGACGTGTCGCTGGACAGCCTGTTCGCCCGGGCGGACGCGGCGATGTACCAGGCCAAGCGCCAAGGCAAGAATCAGATTGTCAGTGGCTGA